The following proteins are co-located in the Naumovozyma dairenensis CBS 421 chromosome 9, complete genome genome:
- the NDAI0I00100 gene encoding DEAD/DEAH box helicase → MYHKLATAYRDYTKFNLKVCKPDAVLISGKRFSRSYIQEFYANVVARYDGCIEDLRKYFTKVWSVEAIADSVLNSGPNSDFAESRIAPKGSLFYLFSNSKLRSQIPETVPGTDLDVEAIAKTAADMGVCVMWMVYFSATGPYRFPDMLILKYAGNNRNLFIDPNSRCFDVITSYSKTRRANLMCKSLDKKTSDYLFHYIFVVRAILKHALSHDYDGMKRDLFNETEGEPANYLLNNFLARSVGGGDSEDDFDPVKHSNNVLNSFVFVDAMSHSLMNYHKFQSLLKVYPTSIDRSSRLSFRELRHGMIKLVREYVKVEGEDMDVMNVKEKLAGHSATTGQSIYGNDVESGVGADASLDEKYATLINSAWQYWLGLGYGIEREEGESAVAKNTCVKKYFSPNGSIKDLFVAGKKLYGKEFQFREGQFDVAVEIYLSGTQIIPIQALPGFGETALFQIPLVALSYGDKKTVSFVFVPYVCLLSNMKLRLSSCGINCGILKDLFVNGPAVEEKDLFCDVYVGTFNDLGSENFVRLVNNWYNIYQDCILGMIVIDEFHNLETEQSYRGQSFRLIPEINFNLAWKVVVMTGTAGEKGMVKPMKFIGYDKEMSTSMVSNKNRILYFDLVNQIPLKNIVKKFQVFERSTVAETEVEKLVDRFMEYDTKSKVIIVCKEKVTVEKLYFRQDSEWVHGDLPSEEKIKKSRRFIEDDKCRIMIGTKLVSEGIDIKAVKLVIMLDYLPSIGEYIQTAGRLREGGVCLSYWTKRSVQTCSVKPDVCIIKQVSKFYDLNYDGHDLCCGHHHNIPEDVANLYHYLNGDGRPRVVEVDASIGDSEHVGNVPSFSSANESSVFEDLGPDMDQSENFIASNDSSFPGWSNEVDMPDNLENSSRGLVNEDSTNDNNNNSDEILPTPRIVLLPFDHGPNKRRRIISMKDEINGLFGSAKNVFEFIGIPSKLCSQLFFYGLNESCLDFPLSVVDNPCPDCLGAKDGGCVCWEFGPAKVKKYLGLSFILLLKMIMSEKEFDGVRKHCLDRGLHAVMLRYGRSKSVLFDKFKTSALAKFCEIIVRKPKLPVPGELFSNDMVMARCYNMMWENIQGRKLDILMFFSVKDCTDQLKGLWEAGNGDDLAFKDIEADVKRASTTRYQSLPFIINFGGRPNYLVSTCGYVFEEYMILYSIDKDFKSRSLYDSRERSRKPPKVKVPAYQYIMMMFAVFHNRDFLDYFYKKFPSLPRVKCFSHWLKLMTLSVQFPNDQGRRLYLVVGAMYYLYLKGC, encoded by the coding sequence ATGTATCATAAGTTAGCTACTGCTTACCGAGATTACACCAAGTTCAACCTCAAGGTCTGCAAACCTGATGCTGTGTTAATTTCGGGTAAGAGATTTTCTAGATCTTacattcaagaattttATGCCAATGTCGTTGCCAGATATGATGGTTGTATCGAAGATTTACGTAAATATTTTACTAAAGTTTGGTCGGTTGAAGCTATTGCAGACTCTGTTTTAAACTCTGGTCCCAATTCCGATTTTGCTGAAAGTAGAATTGCTCCAAAAGGTTCcttgttttatttattcagTAATTCCAAATTGCGATCTCAAATTCCTGAAACTGTTCCAGGTACTGATCTTGACGTGGAAGCTATTGCTAAGACTGCAGCTGATATGGGAGTTTGTGTTATGTGGATGGTTTATTTCTCTGCTACTGGTCCCTACAGATTTCCTGATATGTTGATTTTGAAGTATGCTGGTAATAACagaaatttgtttattgaCCCCAACTCTCGTTGTTTTGATGTAATTACTTCTTATTCGAAAACTAGACGTGCCAATTTAATGTGCAAGAGTTTAGATAAGAAGACCTCTGATTATTTATtccattatatttttgtcGTTAGGGCTATTCTCAAACATGCCCTTAGTCACGATTACGATGGTATGAAGAGGGATTTGTTCAACGAGACTGAAGGGGAACCTGCTAATTACTTGttgaataatttcttaGCTAGATCTGTTGGTGGTGGTGACTcagaagatgattttgatcCTGTTAAACATTCCAATAACGTCTTGaattcttttgtttttgttgatGCTATGTCTCAttcattgatgaattatcaTAAATTCCAATCGTTGTTGAAGGTGTACCCAACGTCTATTGATAGATCTTCAAGGTTGTCTTTTAGAGAGTTGAGACATGGAATGATCAAGCTAGTTCGTGAGTATGTAAAGGTTGAAGGTGAGGATATGGATGTAATGAATGTAAAAGAGAAACTAGCTGGTCATTCTGCCACTACTGGGCAAAGTATCTACGGTAACGATGTTGAGAGTGGTGTTGGTGCAGATGCGTCGTTGGATGAAAAATATGCCACATTAATTAACAGTGCCTGGCAATATTGGTTGGGGCTTGGCTATGGCAtagaaagagaagaaggTGAGTCTGCTGTCGCTAAAAATACTTGTGTGAAGAAATACTTTTCACCAAATGGTTCTATCAAAGATTTGTTTGTTGCCGGTAAGAAGTTGTATGGTAAggaatttcaattcagaGAAGGTCAATTTGATGTTGCTGtggaaatttatttatcaGGAACTCAGATTATTCCTATTCAAGCTCTTCCAGGTTTTGGGGAAACTGCTCTGTTTCAGATTCCTTTGGTTGCTTTATCTTATGGTGACAAGAAAACTGTTTCATTTGTGTTCGTTCCTTATGTGTGTTTGTTATCGAATATGAAGCTCAGACTATCTTCATGTGGTATTAATTGTGGTATTTTGAAGGATTTGTTTGTTAATGGCCCAGCTGTTGAAGAGAAGGATTTATTTTGTGATGTTTACGTCGGTACCTTTAATGATCTAGGTTCTGAGAATTTTGTCCGGTTGGTCAATAATTGgtacaatatatatcaagATTGTATTCTAGGTATGATTGTCATTGATGAGTTTCATAATTTAGAGACTGAACAATCGTACCGTGGACAATCTTTTAGATTGATTCCTGAGATTAACTTTAATCTTGCTTGGAAGGTGGTGGTGATGACAGGTACTGCTGGTGAAAAAGGTATGGTCAAACCTATGAAGTTTATTGGTTATGACAAGGAGATGTCAACGTCGATGGTGTCCAATAAGAACAGAATCTTGTACTTTGATTTGGTTAATCAAATTCCTCTCAAGAATATTGTGAAAAAGTTCcaagtttttgaaagatcTACTGTGGCCGAGACTGAGGTGGAAAAGTTGGTAGATAGATTCATGGAGTATGATACCAAGTCCAAGGTGATTATTGTTTGCAAGGAAAAGGTTACTGTTGAGAAGTTGTATTTCAGGCAAGATTCTGAATGGGTTCATGGGGATTTACCATCTGAAGAGAAGAttaagaaatcaagaagatttatagaagatgataagTGTAGAATAATGATAGGGACGAAGTTGGTGTCAGAGGGTATTGATATCAAAGCAGTTAAGTTGGTGATAATGCTTGATTACCTTCCATCAATTGGGGAGTATATCCAGACGGCAGGTAGGTTGCGTGAAGGTGGGGTATGTCTTTCCTATTGGACCAAGAGAAGTGTTCAAACTTGTTCGGTGAAACCAGATGTTTGCATTATTAAGCAGGTATCCAAATTTTATGATCTGAATTACGACGGTCATGATTTATGTTGTGGccatcatcataatatCCCAGAAGATGTTGCTAAtttgtatcattatttgaatggTGATGGTCGTCCAAGAGTTGTGGAAGTGGATGCTAGTATTGGTGATTCTGAACATGTTGGTAATGttccttcattttcttctgcTAATGAGTCTTCTGTGTTTGAGGATTTGGGTCCAGATATGGATCAATCTGAAAATTTTATTGCTTCTAATGATAGTAGTTTTCCAGGTTGGAGTAATGAGGTAGATATGCCtgataatttggaaaatagtAGTCGTGGTTTGGTGAATGAGGATAGTAcgaatgataataataataatagtgatGAAATATTGCCTACCCCAAGAATTGTCCTTTTACCGTTTGATCATGGCCCcaataaaagaagaagaataatatcCATGAAAGATGAGATTAATGGTCTTTTTGGTTCTGCTAAGAatgtttttgaatttattggaaTCCCATCCAAACTTTGTTCacaattatttttttatggTTTGAATGAAAGTTGTTTGGATTTCCCCTTGTCTGTTGTTGACAATCCTTGTCCTGATTGTCTGGGTGCTAAAGATGGTGGATGTGTCTGCTGGGAATTTGGTCCTGCTAAGGTGAAGAAGTATTTGGGTTTgagttttattttgttgttgaagatGATCATGTcagaaaaagaatttgatGGTGTGAGGAAGCATTGCCTCGATAGGGGCCTCCATGCTGTCATGTTGAGATATGGTCGTTCGAAATCtgttttatttgataaattcaaGACTAGTGCTCTAGCCAAATTTTgtgaaattattgttagGAAACCTAAGTTACCGGTGCCTGGTGAGTTGTTTAGCAACGATATGGTCATGGCAAGGTGTTATAATATGATGTGGGAGAACATTCAAGGACGGAAGTTAGATATTTTGATGTTTTTCTCGGTGAAGGATTGTACGGATCAATTGAAGGGTCTATGGGAAGCTGGTAATGGTGATGATTTGGCCTTCAAAGATATAGAAGCTGATGTTAAGAGAGCAAGTACTACGAGGTATCAGAGTTTaccatttattattaattttggTGGTAGACCTAATTATTTGGTGAGTACTTGTGGGTATGTCTTTGAAGAGTATATGATTCTTTATTCCAttgataaagattttaaGTCTAGGTCTTTGTATGATTCTCGTGAACGTTCTAGGAAACCACCCAAAGTGAAGGTGCCAGCATACCAATACATCATGATGATGTTTGCTGTGTTCCATAACCGTGATTTCTTAGATTACTTTTACAAGAAGTTTCCATCATTGCCTAGAGTTAAATGTTTTAGTCACTGGCTGAAGTTGATGACGTTGTCAGTTCAGTTTCCCAATGATCAAGGTAGAAGGCTGTATTTGGTTGTAGGAGCtatgtattatttatatttaaaaggATGTTAA
- the AVT2 gene encoding Avt2p (similar to Saccharomyces cerevisiae AVT2 (YEL064C); ancestral locus Anc_1.80) yields the protein MNYTIVPTDEEFQLQDSEALVKEIIDENNKKSNIYMAFVNMANSILGAGIITQPLAVKNAGLCASIVIYIMLGFIVDWTLRLLITNITLSSKLTYGDTVEYTMGRKGKYLILCCNGLFALGGCIGFCIIIGDTIPHVLRIFIHSHFVTRNSVIFFSTLFISYPLSLLRDISALSSTSFLALISMTVIVMTVVVFGPSLPAELKGSGIPSSSYVASPSLFRSLSIVSFALVCHHNTSFIFHSIRNKSLTKFTKLTHLSVFISVIFCMIMGYAGFFIFTGKTKGNILNNFPPNGVAINIARVCFGFNMLTTLPLELFVLRDVIAVILLENEWIPSIEEKPGMPILTRKWHFIVTTIIVFLTMSVSLLTCNLGALFELVGATTASVMAYILPPYVNLLLRQEKEPLPIKSKIPHYFCILFGFTVMIVSSFQTIVEALADNEQKHCEI from the coding sequence ATGAATTACACTATAGTACCgacagatgaagaattccAATTACAGGATTCGGAAGCCCTGgtaaaagaaattattgatgagaataataaaaaatcaaatatttatatggCTTTTGTGAATATGGCGAATAGTATTCTAGGAGCAGGTATCATTACACAACCATTGGCTGTTAAAAACGCCGGATTATGTGCATCAATCGTAATATACATTATGCTGGGGTTCATAGTGGATTGGACATTACGATTACTAATTACAAATATTACCCTATCTTCTAAACTTACATATGGGGATACTGTAGAATATACCATGGGGAGGAAAGGTAAATACTTGATACTATGCTGCAATGGTTTGTTTGCACTTGGAGGTTGTATTGGGTTTTGTATAATCATTGGTGACACAATCCCACATGTTTTACGGATATTTATTCACTCTCACTTTGTGACAAGAAATTCAGTTATCTTTTTCTCAACtcttttcatttcataCCCATTGTCCCTGCTTAGAGATATCTCAGCATTATCAAGTACTTCTTTCCTGGCCTTAATCAGTATGACCGTCATTGTCATGACCGTCGTAGTGTTTGGACCGTCATTGCCAGCAGAATTGAAAGGAAGTGGGATACCATCTTCTTCGTATGTGGCATCACCGTCGCTGTTCAGAAGTTTATCCATCGTTTCATTCGCCTTAGTTTGCCATCATAATACCtcatttattttccattCTATCCGAAATAAAAGTCTTacaaaatttacaaaattgACCCATCTCAGTGTTTTTATTAGTGTAATATTTTGTATGATTATGGGCTATGCCggatttttcatctttactGGTAAGACAAAAggtaatattttaaataattttccaCCAAATGGGGTCGCAATAAATATTGCTAGAGTATGTTTTGGGTTCAATATGTTAACCACTCTCCCATTAGAACTTTTTGTGTTAAGGGATGTTATAGCAGTTATTCTCTTAGAAAATGAATGGATTCCTTCTATCGAAGAAAAGCCAGGGATGCCCATACTTACCAGAAAATGGCACTTCATTGTTACCAcaataattgtttttcttaCAATGAGTGTATCCTTGTTGACATGTAATTTAGGTGCATTATTCGAATTAGTAGGTGCTACTACAGCGTCAGTAATGGCTTATATCTTACCTCCCTATGTTAACCTACTGTTGCGTCAAGAAAAGGAACCACTACCGatcaaatcaaaaataCCACATTATTTTTGTATTCTTTTCGGTTTTACAGTAATGATTGTAAGTAGTTTCCAAACAATAGTGGAGGCCCTAGCTGATAACGAACAAAAACATTGTGAAATTTAA
- the PAT1 gene encoding deadenylation-dependent mRNA-decapping factor PAT1 (similar to Saccharomyces cerevisiae PAT1 (YCR077C); ancestral locus Anc_6.350), which produces MSFFGFDPSGPKSKERNNDGGNKPLDFDDTYGGLGDYEQEEGDYLNAETFGADVELGNDFDFGHSESNQSGASATIQQPSHVHRSYVAAASQGVSSSNPAQLDTSIDLKPMESLWTAGEQEYQQEQQPQQPQVMSMEDIERQQRQMQMAAAAHQQAPSQQGFMQMPPPPHNFPMQGLPPQQPYQQDQPNSQFVNQYPPHMIPPPAMQGHPNQFQQMPPMFNHHQSQIPNPNQHYPQMYPTPPPNFQEHHGQQQQPQLPLQPPQPPQQGNGYSASPQTLPQPQLAHQQVSPPTTTQIQTELQPPAGVSRSILASPQSVASPRTESNVTSASPQPLQQEQQEHYQVRSPEQQLPVRNIQKQMQQRREPLTPEEQKRLQVRHAKVEKIMKHSGVMTPRDKDFITRYQLSQIVTDDPYNEDFYFQVYKIIQRGGIVGGESNKGSIARAYLEHSGHRLGGRYKRADIALQRMQSQVEKAVTVAKERPQKNKDNVEKITGREGVLGKISSAMNSKAPRRQLLIPSHKASRISNEDELQSLLLASSASPSTSSLDGTDEHNNSHQPVDAASLANVPALEDVTQHLGNVEISQNSKSRRRSSYAFTSVDQNSVLSRSGGRKFVLSLIETVYREVLELEANLRSGKEINNTLLWEALHVDDDIYEVCPFISMLTFDKGVKIMPRIFNFLDKKQKLKLLQTFFSELSHLNIIIISSYKTNPTPTDNQLKKIDLFQTVFLKIIVSFLSNNSNFIEIMGLLLHLIKNNNVSFISTSKIGLNLITVLISRAALIRQDSNRSNGLSSPEISAWNEIYDKLFTALESKLASVFPPQEYLDKVLKVMDEQQQQHLPHYNSGNSPSNVQFYDQSYIWQFLASLALSGKLNHQRIIIDEVREEIFGTINAAEELLNSNEIDKANATYRREKLYQDLNLFLNVMGLVSRDGEISELK; this is translated from the coding sequence ATGTCGTTCTTTGGTTTTGATCCGTCTGGACCTAAGTCAAAGGAGAGAAATAATGATGGCGGTAACAAACCATTGGATTTTGATGATACTTATGGTGGACTTGGAGATtatgaacaagaagaaggtgattatttaaatgCAGAGACCTTTGGCGCGGACGTTGAATTAGGGAATGATTTCGATTTCGGTCACTCAGAATCAAACCAATCTGGAGCATCAGCCACCATCCAACAACCAAGTCACGTCCATAGATCATATGTGGCTGCTGCATCTCAAGGtgtttcatcttcaaatccTGCTCAATTGGATACTTCGATTGATTTGAAACCAATGGAATCCTTATGGACTGCAGGTGAACAGGAATATCAACAGGaacaacaaccacaacAACCACAGGTTATGTCAATGGAAGATATTGAGAGACAACAACGTCAAATGCAAATGGCTGCTGCTGCACACCAACAAGCACCATCACAACAGGGATTCATGCAAATGCCTCCCCCTCCACATAACTTCCCCATGCAAGGCCTTCCCCCACAACAACCATATCAACAAGATCAACCAAATTCTCAATTTGTAAACCAATATCCTCCTCACATGATTCCTCCACCAGCAATGCAAGGTCATCCAAACCAATTTCAGCAAATGCCGCCAATGTTCAATCACCATCAATCTCAAATTCCAAATCCTAATCAACATTATCCACAAATGTATCCAACACCTCCACCAAACTTCCAGGAACATCATGGtcagcaacaacaaccacaaTTACCATTGCAACCACCTCAACCACCACAACAGGGAAATGGCTATTCTGCTAGTCCTCAAACTCTTCCTCAACCTCAATTGGCTCATCAACAAGTTTCGccaccaacaacaacacaAATTCAAACTGAATTGCAACCACCTGCAGGAGTCTCTCGTTCCATCTTAGCTTCTCCACAATCTGTTGCATCTCCACGTACTGAATCCAACGTCACTTCTGCTTCTCCACAACCattacaacaagaacaacaagaacattATCAAGTAAGATCGCCTGAACAACAACTACCAgtaagaaatattcaaaaacaaaTGCAACAGAGAAGAGAACCATTAACTCcagaagaacaaaaacgTTTACAAGTTCGTCATGCTAAAGTGGAAAAAATCATGAAACATTCAGGTGTTATGACTCCACGTGATAAAGATTTCATTACACGTTATCAATTATCTCAAATCGTTACAGATGATCCCtataatgaagatttttATTTCCAAGTTTataaaatcattcaaagaGGTGGTATTGTTGGTGGTGAATCAAACAAAGGTTCCATCGCAAGAGCTTATTTGGAGCATTCAGGTCATAGATTAGGCGGTAGATATAAACGTGCTGATATCGCTTTACAAAGAATGCAAAGTCAAGTGGAGAAAGCTGTCACTGTCGCAAAGGAAAGACctcaaaaaaataaagataatgtGGAAAAAATTACTGGTCGTGAAGGGGTTCTTGGTAAAATTTCCTCAGCAATGAATAGTAAAGCTCCTCGTAGACAATTATTAATCCCATCCCATAAGGCAAGTCGTATATCTAACGAAGATGAATTACaatctttattattggCTTCCTCAGCTTCCCCTTCCACTTCTTCTTTAGACGGAACAGATGAACATAATAATTCCCACCAACCTGTTGATGCTGCTTCTCTTGCCAATGTACCTGCTTTAGAGGATGTTACTCAACATTTGGGTAACGTAGAAATTAGTCAAAATTCTAAgtcaagaagaagatccTCTTATGCCTTTACATCTGTTGATCAAAATTCTGTGTTATCTCGTTCCGGTGGTAGAaaatttgttctttcattaattgaaaCTGTTTATAGAGAAGTCCTTGAGCTAGAAGCAAACTTGAGAAGTGGgaaagaaatcaataacACTTTACTATGGGAAGCTTTAcatgttgatgatgatatatatGAAGTTTGTCCATTCATTTCAATGTTGACTTTTGATAAAGGTGTCAAGATAATGCCAcgtattttcaatttcttagataagaaacaaaaattgaaattactACAAACTTTCTTCAGTGAATTATCtcatttgaatattattattattagttcaTACAAGACAAATCCAACTCCAACTGAtaatcaattgaagaaaattgatCTTTTCCAAACTgtctttttgaaaattattgtatcatttttgtcaaataattcaaatttcattgaaattatgggactattattacatttaattaaaaataataacgtTTCATTTATCTCAACTTCCAAGATTggtttaaatttaattacAGTTTTAATTTCTCGTGCTGCTTTAATAAGACAAGATTCGAATAGAAGTAATGGATTGTCTTCGCCTGAAATTTCCGCATGGAATGAAATTTATGATAAACTGTTTACTGCTCTAGAAAGTAAATTAGCATCTGTATTCCCACCACAGGAGTATCTCGATAAAGTACTGAAAGTTATGGACgaacaacagcaacaacatcTACCTCATTATAACAGTGGCAATTCACCTTCTAATGTTCAATTTTATGACCAATCATATATTTGGCAATTTTTAGCTTCATTGGCTCTAAGTGGTaaattaaatcatcaaagaataataattgatgAAGTAAGAGAAGAAATCTTTGGTACAATCAATGCTGCTGAAGAATTACTCAACagtaatgaaattgataaagcGAATGCTACCTATAGACGTGAAAAACTATATCAAGATCTGAATTTGTTCTTAAATGTCATGGGATTGGTTTCACGAGATGGTGAAATATCAGAattgaaataa
- the NDAI0I00110 gene encoding uncharacterized protein encodes MQQDWKSMLNDIVTDSNPGSLESTIRHTKKHTLEKRWNYFDVQWISWNYDNINHDLDKQAAEDRQVEEEEYDSAVYEYYNNNPAWKYCLSVFRNDHVGHEETYDDLGRDNAVHGELYFNTYGGVDGYCNDNKDGAQCGGIACET; translated from the coding sequence ATGCAACAAGATTGGAAAAGCATGTTGAATGATATCGTCACAGACTCGAACCCTGGATCTTTAGAATCCACTATACGTCACACCAAAAAACATACACTTGAAAAGCGCTGGAATTACTTCGATGTTCAATGGATATCATGGAACTACGACAATATTAATCATGATCTTGACAAACAAGCTGCTGAGGATAGACAAGTAGAGGAGGAAGAGTATGACAGTGCCGtatatgaatattataataataacccTGCTTGGAAATATTGTCTATCTGTATTCCGTAATGACCATGTAGGACATGAAGAGACTTATGATGACTTAGGAAGGGACAATGCCGTTCATGGAGAGTTGTACTTTAATACTTACGGGGGTGTTGATGGTTACTGCAACGATAACAAAGACGGCGCACAATGTGGCGGAATAGCCTGTGAAACGTAA
- the ARC35 gene encoding Arc35p (similar to Saccharomyces cerevisiae ARC35 (YNR035C); ancestral locus Anc_6.351), with translation MLHLKPHNLLIQKTFSEALEAAAAGAPLTLDRIISDFDYTTFHISNSPEDKALLWLSIRTKAWQSIATCDGNKNGLLPFLESKFTSYPSVSIPSSFESGYDYTLQIDLKSLDAATVLQLSLVKTLIFNYPFHLSFSEFIELSKQQPVTDDFSMSSSQSTSKSLYTIRYRDDENIFIKPSNDRITVIFETIFQDETDKVFGKVFLQEFVDARKRNRSIQSAPQVLFSHEPPLELQQHQQGSTNTDKSRRFITFVLFPRHFQTVELQFSTVCQLTLFRNYFHYHIKCSKAYMHSRMRYRVDSFIKVLNRAKLDEDDEETIDEKNQPHQRRTFTGRKMVY, from the coding sequence ATGTTGCATTTGAAACCACATAACTTACTGATTCAAAAGACTTTCAGCGAAGCACTCGAGGCTGCCGCTGCTGGGGCTCCATTAACATTGGATAGAATCATTTCCGATTTTGATTACACAACTTTCCATATCTCAAATTCGCCAGAGGATAAGGCTTTACTTTGGTTGAGTATTAGAACTAAAGCTTGGCAAAGTATCGCGACATGTGatggaaataaaaatggGTTACTCCCATTCTTAGAGAGTAAATTCACCTCTTATCCAAGCGTTTCGATCCCATCATCTTTTGAAAGTGGATACGATTATACTTTACaaattgatttgaaatcattagaTGCAGCCACTGTCTTACAATTATCATTGGTAAAGACTCTAATTTTTAACTACCCATTCCACTTGTCCTTCAgtgaatttattgaattgagTAAACAACAACCAGTTACAGATGATTTTTCCATGTCATCTTCACAATCAACATCAAAATCTTTATATACTATTCGCTATAGAGATGATGaaaacattttcattaaaccATCAAATGATAGAATTACTGTCATATTCgaaacaatttttcaagatgAAACTGATAAAGTTTTTGGTAAAGTGTTTTTACAAGAATTCGTCGATGCAAGAAAGAGAAATCGTAGTATCCAATCTGCTCCACAAGTCTTGTTTTCTCATGAACCTCCATTAGAATTacaacaacatcaacaagGATCCACTAACACAGATAAAAGTAGAAGATTTATCACGTTTGTTCTTTTCCCTCGTCATTTCCAAACTGTAGAATTACAATTCTCCACAGTTTGTCAATTGACCTTATTTAGAAATTATTTCCATTATCATATTAAATGTTCTAAAGCTTATATGCATTCAAGAATGAGATATAGAGTCGATTCATTCATCAAGGTTTTAAATAGAGCtaaattagatgaagatgacgagGAAACGATCGATGAGAAAAATCAACCACatcaaagaagaacatTCACAGGTAGAAAAATGGTctattaa
- the NDAI0I00120 gene encoding uncharacterized protein, with amino-acid sequence MDFVTVNGLKLRRPFSESRRKNNIWWFLSNYFSNNSTPAPTSYSAKGDNWILDEPTTFALDYGEWSNTIFKEYIMKYFLIDKGRNFLETVVETPFHKLMLKGGAPTLLVLGPNLYEEQAFYSCDIEEAGKDLLCSEYTLLGTVLQVFIRHIHYHTNVQYEGYSYKGSYKISERPVKPNRLLYLPPSQYSNIPLQAIFYGFSQEDAIIYRDLLIVYRIRAIRRGYKPTMDKVLSVFFDPPYEIYVIPSPHGDNSKQEYIEVNHCEDVTEEERQTYQAYFMLKMKYMLGDKLEYSTFSEVLENTNHAYCESVHLEEV; translated from the coding sequence ATGGATTTTGTCACTGTCAATGGATTGAAGTTAAGAAGACCATTTTCGGagtcaagaagaaaaaataatatttggtGGTTCCTTTCAAACTATTTCTCTAATAACAGTACACCGGCTCCAACCTCTTATTCCGCGAAAGGAGACAACTGGATTTTAGATGAACCTACGACTTTTGCTCTGGATTACGGAGAGTGGTCAAATACgatttttaaagaatatatcatgaaatatttcttaattgaCAAAGGGCgtaattttcttgaaacAGTTGTAGAGACGCCGTTTCACAAGTTGATGTTAAAAGGTGGTGCCCCCACTTTGCTTGTCTTGGGGCCAAATCTTTACGAGGAACAAGCCTTCTACTCCTGTGATATCGAAGAAGCAGGTAAAGATTTATTGTGCAGTGAATACACGTTATTAGGTACTGTCCTCCAGGTATTTATTCGTCATATACATTATCACACAAATGTTCAATATGAGGGGTATTCTTATAAAGGATCCTATAAGATATCTGAGCGCCCCGTGAAACCAAATAGGCTGTTATATTTGCCGCCTTCTCAATATTCCAACATTCCACTTCAAGCTATTTTTTATGGGTTCTCTCAAGAGGACGCAATAATATACAGGGATTTGTTGATTGTTTACAGAATTCGAGCAATCAGACGTGGTTATAAACCAACGATGGATAAAGTCTTAAGTGTCTTTTTTGACCCACcatatgaaatatatgttATCCCTTCCCCGCATGGGGACAATTCCAAGCAAGAATATATCGAAGTAAATCACTGTGAAGACGTCACAGAGGAGGAACGTCAAACTTACCAAGCTTACTTTatgttgaaaatgaaatacaTGTTGGGTGATAAATTGGAATACTCGACATTTTCTGAAGTACTTGAGAATACAAACCATGCGTACTGTGAAAGTGTACACTTAGAAGAAGTCTAA